The genomic window CCCGAACTTGAAGCGCGCATCGCAGAAAAACTCCAAACGGGAGAGCAGCCATGAGCCTGTCTCTTCGCTTCAAGCGCCCGCTGCTACTGACCGGCCTCATCCTCTTGCCGCTTGCCTGGGCACCGCTCGATGCTTTTGGCAAGAGCCACGCCTTTTTCATCAATGCGAGCCCCAGTCTTCCCAATTGGGCCTTCTGGCTCGACAAAAAGACACCGATTAAGCGCGGCAACCTGATCTTCTTCGAGCCGCCGAAGAGCGAGCTCGTCGAAAGCCACTTTGGCAAAGAACCGCAAATCTTCGGCAAGCGCGTGCTCGGCATGCCCGGTGATGTGGTGCGCCATGAGGGCAATCAAGTCTTCATCAACGACAAGCTGGTCGCATCGAGGCTGAAGAAAACACGCCTGGGCATTGCGCTCTCCCAAGGGCCGCAAGGCGTCGTCCCGGAAGGGTGTTTCTACGCCGGAACCGATCATCCGCGCGGGCTCGATAGTCGGTATGCCGAGATAGGCTTTGTCTGCTCCACGCAGATTATGGGCAGCGGGAGGGCGATCCTGTGACGCGCGCCGCACTCCCACTCATCGCGCTTTCCCTTGCCCTCCTGCCCGCACAGGCGCTGGCGCGCGACTATGGCCAACGCGGCGCGCTCTTTCCGATTGTCGAGCGAGACCTCCTCGAACAGATCCATTCGCGGCTTATCCATATGGAAAAGTCTGGTGAGACCACGCGCCTCAATCAGGAATTGAAACGCCGCACAGTCGCACGGGTCAACCGGCCCGATCCGGTTTCCGGCCTTGTCCGCGCGCACGAAAACCGCAGCTGGGCATTCGATCCGACCATTACGCTTGCTGCGGATATCCGCGGCGCCAAAGGTGAACTGATCCATGCCGCCGGAACGCGGGTCAATCCGCTCGACAGCGTCAAGCTGCGCGGCGACCTCCTGTTTATCGACGGCGACGATCCCTCGCAGATCGCCTGGGCGCTGAGACAGGACCCGCAGGCCAAGCTGATCCTCGTGAAAGGCGCCCCTCTCGAGCTGATGAAGGCCCGTCAGCGCCGCTTCTTTTTCGACCAGGGCGGCAAGCTCACGCATCAGTTCGGAATTCGGGCAACGCCCGCGCGGGTGCGCCAGAACGGGCGCGTCCTCGAAGTAAGCGAGATCGCGCTGCCGCTCCGAAAGGCCCGGCCATGAGCAGCAT from Erythrobacter sp. SCSIO 43205 includes these protein-coding regions:
- a CDS encoding S26 family signal peptidase is translated as MSLSLRFKRPLLLTGLILLPLAWAPLDAFGKSHAFFINASPSLPNWAFWLDKKTPIKRGNLIFFEPPKSELVESHFGKEPQIFGKRVLGMPGDVVRHEGNQVFINDKLVASRLKKTRLGIALSQGPQGVVPEGCFYAGTDHPRGLDSRYAEIGFVCSTQIMGSGRAIL
- the traW gene encoding type-F conjugative transfer system protein TraW; the protein is MTRAALPLIALSLALLPAQALARDYGQRGALFPIVERDLLEQIHSRLIHMEKSGETTRLNQELKRRTVARVNRPDPVSGLVRAHENRSWAFDPTITLAADIRGAKGELIHAAGTRVNPLDSVKLRGDLLFIDGDDPSQIAWALRQDPQAKLILVKGAPLELMKARQRRFFFDQGGKLTHQFGIRATPARVRQNGRVLEVSEIALPLRKARP